One genomic region from Anabaena sp. PCC 7108 encodes:
- a CDS encoding antibiotic biosynthesis monooxygenase: MTSENTPKIALDTDRQPITAAISHLVKPGLEQEYEQWLRDISAVAQQFQGHSGVSFIRPQHPDHPEYAIILRFDCYKHLKEWMDSPVRQRWLDKVKPLVQQDQNVQILTGLETWFTLPRKPFQQPPKRYKMAILTAVAVFAVAQILGVIIAPVLTFLPPLLRSLVLITLTVFCLTYLVMPRVTRLFYRWLYPKHS; the protein is encoded by the coding sequence ATGACATCTGAAAATACACCAAAGATCGCACTCGATACTGACAGACAACCTATTACTGCTGCTATTTCACATCTAGTCAAACCGGGACTTGAACAAGAATACGAACAATGGCTGCGTGATATTTCTGCGGTTGCTCAACAGTTTCAGGGACACTCTGGGGTCAGTTTTATCCGCCCTCAACATCCAGATCATCCTGAATATGCGATCATTCTGAGGTTTGATTGCTACAAACATCTCAAGGAATGGATGGATTCCCCCGTCCGCCAACGCTGGCTCGACAAGGTAAAACCTCTGGTGCAACAGGATCAAAATGTCCAAATTCTGACTGGCTTAGAAACCTGGTTCACATTACCCAGAAAACCTTTTCAGCAGCCACCCAAACGCTACAAAATGGCGATTCTAACTGCCGTAGCAGTATTTGCCGTAGCTCAGATACTGGGGGTAATCATAGCACCTGTATTAACATTTTTACCGCCCTTACTGCGATCCTTGGTGTTAATCACGCTGACGGTTTTTTGTTTGACTTATCTGGTCATGCCCCGTGTAACTCGCTTGTTTTATCGTTGGCTTTATCCAAAACATTCCTGA
- the rimI gene encoding ribosomal protein S18-alanine N-acetyltransferase, translating to MILLDLKIQSLTIVHLSALLELDKVCFDGLWTMDGYRRELESPNSHFLGLFSPYSNSELLGMGCFWSILEEAHITILAVHPQYHRQGLGQVLLYSLLKRASDRGLERATLEVRASNQGAICLYQKFGFKTAGRRPRYYKDNDEDALILWLSDLQQPKFLKNLDDWHTFVSDRLSQSNWSLRFDEKCN from the coding sequence GTGATTTTATTAGACTTAAAAATTCAATCCTTGACAATAGTGCATTTAAGTGCATTGCTAGAACTGGATAAAGTTTGTTTTGATGGGTTATGGACAATGGATGGCTACCGACGCGAGTTGGAAAGTCCTAATAGTCATTTTCTGGGTTTATTTTCCCCATATTCTAATTCTGAACTGTTGGGAATGGGTTGTTTTTGGTCAATTTTAGAGGAAGCACATATTACGATTTTGGCGGTTCATCCTCAATATCACCGTCAGGGTTTGGGACAGGTTTTATTGTATTCTTTACTGAAGAGGGCGAGCGATCGCGGTTTAGAGCGAGCTACCCTCGAAGTCCGCGCTTCCAACCAGGGAGCGATCTGCTTATATCAAAAATTTGGTTTCAAAACTGCCGGCAGAAGACCACGTTACTACAAAGATAACGATGAAGATGCTCTGATTCTTTGGCTTTCGGACTTACAACAGCCAAAATTTCTCAAAAACTTAGATGATTGGCATACCTTTGTAAGCGATCGCCTGAGTCAATCTAATTGGTCTTTGCGTTTTGATGAAAAGTGTAATTAA
- the lysA gene encoding diaminopimelate decarboxylase: MVSTHPVGVQPSGNQYLPEKRSNTTLSPNQELLPLSARVNRHNCLEIGGCDVTTLVQQFGSPLYILDEETLRTACQQYRDTFKQYYKGESQVLYASKAWNCLAVCAIAASEGLGIDVVSGGELYTALKAGVSPDKIYLHGNNKSREELILAIESGCTIVADNWHELHTLVNIAEERLIASESTLSTQHSVLSTRIMLRLTPGIECHTHEYIRTGHLDSKFGFDPNDLDQVFAFVSKQPSLNCVGLHAHIGSQIFERQPHRDLGVVMVQWLRDAAKYDLELTELNVGGGLGIKYTESDDPPSIEEWSKAICEVVQQACADQNLPLPKLLCEPGRSLIATACVTAYTIGSAKVIPDIRTYVTIDGGMSDNPRPITYQSVYRAVVANKMSDSLTETVTLAGKHCESGDILIKNAQLPKTEPGDILVVMGTGAYNYSMASNYNRLPRPAAVLVANGEANLILQRETYQDIIRQDCLPERLK; encoded by the coding sequence ATGGTATCGACTCACCCCGTCGGGGTTCAACCTTCTGGCAATCAATATTTACCTGAAAAGCGAAGCAACACAACACTTTCACCTAATCAAGAACTCTTACCCTTGAGTGCCAGAGTTAATCGTCATAACTGCCTAGAAATCGGTGGGTGTGATGTCACAACGCTGGTTCAGCAGTTTGGTTCACCTTTATATATTTTAGATGAAGAAACTCTGCGGACAGCTTGCCAACAATATCGGGATACTTTCAAACAATACTACAAAGGCGAATCTCAAGTATTGTACGCTTCCAAGGCCTGGAATTGTCTAGCTGTTTGTGCGATCGCTGCCTCAGAAGGTTTAGGAATAGATGTAGTCTCTGGTGGTGAACTTTACACCGCCTTAAAAGCAGGTGTTAGTCCAGATAAAATCTACCTACATGGCAATAATAAATCTCGTGAAGAGCTAATTTTAGCTATCGAGTCTGGTTGTACCATTGTTGCTGACAATTGGCACGAATTACATACATTGGTAAACATAGCAGAAGAAAGACTCATAGCTTCTGAGTCTACACTGAGTACTCAGCACTCAGTACTCAGCACTCGGATTATGTTGCGGTTAACGCCAGGGATTGAATGTCATACCCACGAATATATTCGCACCGGACATTTAGATAGTAAATTTGGTTTTGATCCCAATGATTTAGATCAAGTATTTGCCTTTGTCAGCAAACAACCTAGTTTAAACTGTGTGGGATTACACGCTCATATTGGTTCCCAAATTTTTGAACGTCAACCTCATCGAGACTTGGGTGTGGTGATGGTACAGTGGTTGCGGGATGCGGCCAAATACGATTTAGAATTGACAGAGTTGAACGTTGGTGGTGGTTTAGGAATTAAGTACACAGAATCAGATGATCCCCCTAGCATCGAAGAATGGTCAAAGGCAATTTGTGAAGTAGTTCAACAAGCTTGTGCAGACCAAAATCTGCCCTTACCAAAATTATTATGTGAACCAGGGCGATCGCTAATTGCGACTGCTTGCGTTACAGCCTACACTATTGGTTCAGCTAAGGTAATTCCCGATATTCGTACTTATGTCACGATTGATGGCGGAATGTCTGATAATCCTCGCCCCATAACTTACCAATCAGTTTATCGGGCAGTAGTTGCCAATAAAATGTCAGATTCTTTGACAGAAACAGTCACATTGGCTGGTAAACATTGTGAATCAGGAGATATTCTGATTAAAAATGCCCAACTGCCAAAAACTGAACCAGGCGATATTCTCGTAGTTATGGGAACTGGTGCGTACAATTACAGTATGGCATCTAACTACAACCGTCTGCCCCGACCGGCAGCTGTTTTAGTAGCGAATGGCGAAGCAAATTTAATTTTGCAGCGCGAAACTTATCAAGACATCATTCGACAAGATTGCCTACCAGAAAGACTTAAATAG
- the cdaA gene encoding diadenylate cyclase CdaA: MRDWWKQWLINPGWSQSLLLGTLDILLVLALTYMILVIISERRTLWMVRGFIILMLASALSGTLGLPLLNFVLEKLVIGCAVAMAVALQSEFRRFLEQLGRGEFRQLFQPNRLAVPKSDSVIDEIVDAVKELSKNRIGALLILETSGPIDERDFSVPGVKLNAEVSKELIQTIFQPKTLLHDGATLIRGSRIVASGIILPLSGRTASRQLGTRHRAAMGITERVENCICVVVSEETGSISLAERGTLYRPLTIKKLKESLEVRFSPTVDREAVAPGLLSLIRQIGGKTLALGSRLLGLLSTASRSKK; the protein is encoded by the coding sequence ATGAGAGATTGGTGGAAGCAATGGCTGATAAACCCAGGATGGTCACAGTCCTTGCTGCTTGGGACTCTGGATATTTTGTTGGTGCTGGCGCTGACATATATGATCCTAGTGATTATTAGTGAACGCCGGACGCTGTGGATGGTGCGGGGATTTATAATCTTGATGCTTGCCTCAGCATTGAGCGGTACTTTAGGGCTACCTCTACTCAATTTCGTTCTAGAAAAATTGGTAATTGGTTGCGCTGTAGCGATGGCAGTAGCACTCCAGTCAGAATTTCGCCGATTTTTGGAACAACTAGGACGGGGTGAATTCCGGCAGTTATTCCAACCCAACCGTTTGGCAGTTCCTAAATCTGATAGCGTCATTGATGAAATTGTTGATGCAGTTAAAGAACTGTCAAAAAATCGAATTGGCGCTTTGCTGATTTTGGAAACTTCTGGACCAATTGATGAGCGAGATTTTTCTGTACCTGGAGTCAAGTTAAATGCAGAAGTTTCTAAGGAACTGATACAGACAATCTTTCAGCCAAAAACTTTATTACACGACGGGGCAACTTTAATTCGTGGTTCGCGGATTGTAGCATCAGGTATAATTTTACCACTTTCGGGACGCACAGCCTCGCGCCAGTTGGGTACACGCCATCGGGCAGCAATGGGAATTACTGAGCGGGTCGAAAATTGCATTTGTGTCGTTGTATCAGAAGAAACGGGTTCTATTTCCTTAGCGGAACGGGGAACTCTATACAGACCACTGACGATTAAGAAGCTAAAAGAATCTTTAGAGGTTAGATTTTCGCCAACTGTAGATCGGGAAGCAGTTGCTCCTGGTCTTTTAAGTTTAATTCGTCAAATTGGTGGAAAAACACTAGCATTGGGTTCACGATTACTCGGTTTATTATCGACTGCTTCTCGAAGTAAAAAATGA